The Impatiens glandulifera chromosome 3, dImpGla2.1, whole genome shotgun sequence genome contains a region encoding:
- the LOC124929891 gene encoding CBL-interacting serine/threonine-protein kinase 12-like codes for MATINMAPIWKKDSSSQTSLLLGRYEMGKLLGHGSFAKVYLARNVKTDELVAIKVIDKDKILKGGLIAHIKREISILRRVRHPNIVQLFEVMATKAKIYFVMEYVRGGELFNKVAKGRLKEEVARKYFQQLISAVSFCHTRGVFHRDLKPENLLLDENGDLKVSDFGLSAVSDQIRQDGLFHTFCGTPAYVAPEVLARKGYDGAKVDIWSCGVILFVLMAGYLPFQDQNIMAMYKKIYNGEFRCPRWFSSELTRFLTRLLDTNPVTRITIPDIMKVRWFKKGFKHLKFYIEDDKLCCVPNLEDDIGSESDQSLSESDSDIDVNTKRSISAMPRPASLNAFDIISFSQSLDLSGLFEEGGGGEGNRFLSRASVSKIISKLEEIAKVVSFTVRKKDCRVSLEGSKNGVKGPLTIAVEIFELTTCLRVVEVRKKAGDREEYEEFCNKELKPVLQSLVVVGEEDSEPVLQSHVVADEPGSSLHSSFGSSNSITSFSDFPSDNEL; via the exons ATGGCGACAATCAACATGGCTCCCATATGGAAGAAGGATTCATCGTCTCAAACCTCTCTTCTTCTCGGTCGCTACGAAATGGGTAAGCTTCTTGGCCATGGAAGTTTCGCCAAGGTCTACCTCGCGCGAAACGTGAAAACCGACGAATTGGTAGCGATTAAGGTAATTGACAAAGACAAAATCCTCAAAGGCGGATTAATCGCGCATATCAAACGCGAGATCTCAATCCTTCGACGAGTTAGACACCCCAACATCGTTCAATTGTTTGAGGTCATGGCGACCAAGGCCAAGATCTACTTTGTTATGGAATATGTTCGGGGTGGTGAACTTTTCAATAAGGTGGCGAAAGGGAGATTGAAGGAAGAAGTTGCTAGGAAGTATTTTCAGCAACTCATATCTGCCGTGTCTTTCTGCCACACCCGAGGCGTTTTTCATCGAGATTTGAAGCCGGAGAATCTCCTTCTCGATGAAAACGGAGACCTTAAGGTCTCCGATTTCGGACTCAGCGCCGTCTCCGATCAGATTCGACAAGACGGTCTGTTTCATACATTCTGTGGGACTCCTGCTTATGTGGCGCCAGAG gTTCTAGCTAGAAAAGGATATGATGGGGCTAAGGTGGACATTTGGTCATGTGGGGTGATTTTATTTGTACTAATGGCTGGGTATTTACCATTTCAAGACCAAAACATTATGGCGATGTATAAAAAGATTTACAATGGTGAATTTCGATGTCCGAGGTGGTTTTCATCGGAATTGACTCGATTCTTGACGCGTTTACTCGATACGAATCCGGTAACAAGAATTACAATTCCGGACATTATGAAGGTTAGATGGTTtaagaaagggtttaagcatTTGAAATTCTACATAGAGGATGATAAATTGTGTTGCGTTCCCAATTTGGAGGACGACATTGGGTCCGAATCCGATCAGTCGTTGTCTGAATCGGATTCGGATATTGATGTCAATACCAAGAGGTCCATTTCGGCTATGCCAAGGCCAGCTAGCTTGAATGCGTTCGACATCATATCATTCTCGCAGAGTCTTGATCTTTCGGGGTTGTTTGAAGAAGGAGGCGGAGGAGAAGGAAATAGGTTTCTATCGAGGGCTTCGGTTTCGAAGATTAtatccaagttggaagagattGCGAAAGTTGTTAGTTTTACCGTTAGGAAGAAGGATTGTAGGGTTAGTTTGGAGGGGTCGAAGAATGGGGTGAAAGGACCTTTGACAATTGCGGTTGAGATATTCGAATTGACGACATGTTTGCGAGTGGTGGAAGTGAGGAAGAAGGCCGGGGATCGAGAAGAGTACGAGGAGTTTTGTAATAAGGAATTGAAGCCGGTTTTGCAAAGCCTTGTTGTTGTTGGAGAAGAAGATTCGGAACCGGTTTTACAAAGTCATGTTGTCGCGGACGAACCAGGTTCATCCTTACATTCTTCGTTCGGTTCGTCCAATTCTATTACATCTTTTTCCGATTTTCCATCCGATAATGAATTGTAG
- the LOC124929892 gene encoding uncharacterized protein LOC124929892, with product MAYPRLKMIKMKKRMALRRKLLILRNLTNSKSVKKSSIIMDAFIHINNLKLKLEAMKRDLMAQQHLHEEVKVEKINGNDDDQEFAIRVVIMKSGKHNIMVSILEGFEEIGVNVIQAKVSCTNNNFFHMEAIVKAQSSLQVVLHVKDITQAIHSAITKTMQPVDHHHV from the exons ATGGCATATCCAAGACTGAAGATGatcaagatgaagaagagaatgGCATTACGTAGAAAGCTTCTTATTTTGAGAAATCTTACAAACTCCAAATCT GTTAAAAAGAGTTCCATTATTATGGACGCTTTTATCCACATCAACAATCTGAAGCTCAAGCTCGAAGCTATGAAAAGGGATTTAATGGCGCAACAACATTTACATGAAGAAGTGAAGGTGGAAAAGATCAATGGGAATGATGATGATCAGGAATTCGCAATAAGAGTAGTGATCATGAAATCAGGAAAACATAATATCATGGTTTCAATTTTGGAAGGGTTTGAAGAAATTGGTGTGAATGTTATACAAGCCAAGGTTTCATGCACAAACAACAATTTCTTTCATATGGAAGCCATTGTTAAAGCTCAAAGCTCTCTGCAGGTTGTTCTTCATGTTAAGGATATCACCCAAGCTATTCATTCTGCAATTACCAAAACCATGCAACCTGTAGATCATCatcatgtttaa